A window of Candidatus Vicinibacter proximus contains these coding sequences:
- a CDS encoding M1 family metallopeptidase: MIKNLNVHLLLVRFLLLYIFLFGSNQVNCLAQQKEYFQQFVDYKIEVTLDDENHILQGKINMKYTNNSPDVLDRIGMHLWPNAFSNNNTAFGKQKLLHRKTEFYDAKTNELGSIYNLHFLVDGDETKLEYLKNQSDQAWLLLNKPLLPGKTINIESPFTVKIPTSFSRLGHVDQTYQITQWYPKPAVYDKKGWHLMPYLDQGEFYSEFGNFEVTIKIPENYVVGATGTLETDSEKEFLNQRILLTNQFIKDGINKFSKIVPSSGTLKTIRYKAQMVHDFAWFADKQFYVQQDQIILESGKKVITWAMFNTLGAWTDAVKFVGRAVAFYSKHVGEYPYPQAIAVHSALSAGAGMEYPMITVIGNERFSKGLDEVITHEVGHNWFYGILASNEREHPFLDEGINSYYEDRYMEEYYPNSSISNLGILSKFTGGFDDNELIYQYMGRSYLDQFPDQQSENFSLINYGTDVYTKSAKLFEDAEEYLGLIDFDRIMKKYYESWKFKHPYPEDLEKIFTENSNKNMDWLFHYFLTTNKKMDYSIRAIKHQNDSVEILLKNSGQVPAPFQIACLQDDQIKYSAWVDGFFGNKKIRIPNLNADHYIIDPNFQSYDLYRHNNTIRAHGIFKKVEPLQVKLFPVVDNPAKTEIGITPVIGRNSYNGFMAGLYFSQPYFPPRDWTFNAMPMYSFGNKSLSGKAHTAWKKHFSEGQIHSIKIGIHAKRFGYDEKQVFNEALNYVQLSPYLEFTFNTPPSKYIQSKLAYQFHYIRDEVSNFNAPDSTFNVVHLNNQIHELKYIYENPKILSPQSFSAMLQFENYNDAFSIKQNYLRADLEFNQKIRIKNKRFFELRLATSFFPLNSQRKSSAIAARNVQNFVRGSAGAAFQGYHDYTNENLFLGRSRDKGIWAQQIMIRQGGMKIAPGISQRSNLGNTNSFLTAINLSTDIPVKYIGNIIRPYFDVVYMDDNSSDKNVWLMSGGINLHVPGDVWNIYFPLYHSSNIRDLYKSLNANSYSQQICFSFQIKFFKLYDILSLI; the protein is encoded by the coding sequence ATGATAAAAAATCTAAATGTCCATCTACTCCTTGTAAGATTCCTTTTGCTCTATATTTTTCTATTTGGCTCTAATCAGGTGAATTGCTTAGCTCAACAAAAAGAATACTTTCAACAGTTTGTGGATTATAAGATTGAAGTTACCCTAGATGATGAAAACCACATTCTTCAGGGTAAAATCAATATGAAGTATACAAATAATAGTCCCGATGTACTAGACCGAATCGGGATGCATCTTTGGCCAAACGCTTTTTCAAACAATAACACTGCTTTTGGTAAACAAAAATTATTACATCGAAAAACCGAATTTTATGATGCAAAAACTAACGAACTGGGATCAATATACAACCTTCACTTTCTTGTTGATGGGGATGAAACAAAATTAGAATACCTGAAAAATCAATCCGACCAGGCATGGTTGCTATTAAATAAACCGCTTTTGCCAGGCAAAACAATAAATATTGAATCCCCATTTACAGTTAAAATTCCTACATCTTTTAGTCGTTTGGGTCATGTGGATCAAACCTATCAAATAACACAATGGTATCCCAAACCCGCAGTCTATGATAAAAAAGGCTGGCATTTAATGCCATATTTGGATCAGGGTGAATTTTATTCAGAGTTTGGAAACTTTGAAGTCACTATTAAAATTCCTGAAAACTATGTGGTTGGTGCTACCGGAACTCTGGAAACTGATAGCGAAAAAGAATTTTTGAATCAACGAATTTTATTAACCAATCAATTTATCAAAGATGGAATAAATAAATTTTCGAAAATAGTGCCTTCTTCAGGAACCTTAAAAACCATTAGATATAAAGCACAAATGGTTCATGATTTTGCCTGGTTTGCAGATAAACAATTCTATGTCCAACAAGATCAAATAATTCTGGAATCCGGTAAAAAAGTTATTACCTGGGCTATGTTTAATACCCTTGGTGCATGGACAGATGCGGTAAAATTTGTAGGCCGGGCTGTCGCCTTCTACTCAAAACATGTTGGAGAGTATCCTTATCCGCAGGCAATCGCAGTGCATAGTGCTTTAAGTGCAGGGGCAGGTATGGAATACCCCATGATCACCGTAATAGGGAATGAGCGATTTTCAAAAGGATTGGATGAAGTAATAACCCATGAAGTAGGACATAATTGGTTCTATGGAATACTGGCATCCAATGAAAGGGAACATCCATTTTTAGATGAAGGAATTAATTCCTATTATGAAGACAGATATATGGAAGAATATTACCCAAATTCTTCCATTTCAAATCTTGGAATTTTATCCAAATTCACTGGTGGGTTTGATGATAACGAATTAATTTATCAATACATGGGAAGGTCATACCTGGATCAATTTCCCGACCAGCAAAGTGAAAACTTTAGTCTCATAAATTATGGAACTGATGTGTACACCAAGTCTGCCAAACTCTTTGAAGATGCCGAGGAATATCTTGGCTTGATTGATTTTGACCGGATCATGAAAAAATATTATGAATCCTGGAAATTCAAACATCCATACCCGGAAGATCTTGAGAAAATTTTTACTGAAAATTCCAATAAAAATATGGACTGGCTATTCCACTATTTTCTAACTACCAATAAGAAAATGGATTACAGCATCCGTGCCATCAAACATCAAAATGACTCTGTAGAGATTTTACTTAAAAATTCAGGACAGGTCCCGGCACCATTCCAAATTGCATGCCTGCAAGATGATCAAATAAAATATTCCGCGTGGGTCGATGGTTTTTTTGGCAATAAAAAAATACGTATACCAAATCTTAATGCAGACCATTACATAATCGATCCAAATTTTCAAAGTTATGATTTGTATCGACACAACAACACGATTCGTGCGCATGGAATTTTTAAGAAAGTTGAACCACTTCAGGTGAAACTATTTCCGGTAGTAGACAATCCTGCAAAAACCGAGATTGGAATCACTCCTGTTATCGGTAGAAATTCATACAATGGATTCATGGCGGGTTTGTATTTTTCTCAGCCTTATTTTCCACCAAGAGACTGGACTTTTAATGCCATGCCAATGTATTCTTTTGGGAATAAGAGTCTAAGCGGTAAAGCCCATACTGCATGGAAAAAACATTTCAGTGAGGGTCAAATCCATTCCATTAAAATTGGTATTCATGCCAAAAGATTTGGCTACGATGAAAAACAAGTTTTCAATGAAGCTTTAAATTATGTTCAGCTTAGCCCCTATTTAGAATTTACCTTTAATACTCCTCCTTCAAAATATATCCAATCTAAGCTGGCTTACCAGTTTCATTACATTAGGGATGAAGTGAGCAATTTTAATGCACCTGATTCTACATTTAATGTAGTACATCTCAATAATCAAATACATGAGCTCAAGTATATTTATGAAAACCCAAAAATCTTATCGCCTCAGTCTTTTAGCGCAATGCTGCAATTTGAAAATTATAATGATGCCTTTTCTATAAAACAAAATTACCTAAGGGCAGATCTTGAATTTAATCAAAAAATTCGGATAAAGAATAAAAGATTCTTTGAATTAAGATTAGCTACTTCTTTCTTTCCATTAAATTCACAGCGAAAATCCTCAGCGATTGCTGCGAGAAATGTACAGAATTTTGTTCGTGGTTCCGCAGGTGCAGCGTTTCAGGGATATCACGATTATACCAACGAAAATCTTTTCCTGGGCAGAAGCAGGGATAAAGGTATTTGGGCCCAACAAATTATGATACGCCAGGGTGGAATGAAAATTGCTCCGGGGATAAGTCAAAGAAGCAATCTTGGAAATACCAATTCCTTTCTGACTGCAATTAATCTGAGTACAGATATTCCGGTTAAATATATAGGAAATATCATTCGTCCATATTTTGATGTAGTATATATGGATGATAATTCATCGGACAAAAATGTTTGGCTGATGAGTGGAGGCATAAATCTTCATGTGCCCGGAGACGTTTGGAACATATATTTTCCCCTATACCATTCTTCAAACATTCGCGATCTTTATAAAAGCCTGAATGCCAATTCATACTCCCAGCAAATCTGCTTCTCTTTTCAGATTAAATTTTTTAAACTTTATGATATTCTAAGCCTTATTTAA
- a CDS encoding enoyl-CoA hydratase/isomerase family protein — protein sequence MKNLEVQTDNHILYIYLNRPDVFNSFNREMSLELQEALDLAYANEDIRVVYLSGKGKAFCAGQDLKEAIDPDGPEIRTILEEHYNPLILRIRKLNKPVIAAVNGVAAGAGANLALACDIVVANEGASFIQAFSKIGLIPDCSGTFMLPRLIGWQRASALMMTAEKVSAHEAQQMGMIYKVFANEDFELSSKSLAAQIADMPTKGLVYTKYALNESTHHALEAQLETELKFQILAAQTKDFKEGVDAFIEKRKPGFIGK from the coding sequence ATGAAAAACTTAGAAGTACAAACAGATAATCACATTCTTTATATTTATCTCAACAGACCTGATGTTTTTAATAGTTTTAATCGGGAGATGTCACTTGAATTGCAGGAAGCATTGGATCTCGCGTATGCAAATGAAGATATCAGGGTTGTGTATTTATCAGGAAAGGGAAAAGCTTTCTGTGCAGGGCAAGATCTAAAAGAAGCTATAGATCCTGATGGTCCCGAAATCCGGACCATTCTGGAGGAACATTACAACCCATTAATTTTGCGCATTAGAAAATTAAACAAACCTGTAATTGCTGCTGTAAATGGTGTGGCTGCTGGTGCCGGGGCAAATCTTGCTCTGGCCTGCGATATTGTGGTTGCAAATGAAGGAGCTTCTTTCATCCAGGCCTTTAGTAAAATAGGCTTGATTCCCGATTGCAGTGGTACATTTATGTTGCCGAGATTAATTGGCTGGCAAAGGGCTTCTGCTTTAATGATGACCGCAGAAAAAGTATCTGCTCATGAAGCCCAACAAATGGGTATGATTTATAAAGTGTTTGCCAATGAAGATTTTGAATTGTCAAGCAAATCGTTGGCTGCCCAAATTGCAGATATGCCAACCAAGGGCTTGGTTTATACTAAATATGCTCTAAATGAATCGACTCATCATGCATTAGAAGCTCAATTAGAAACTGAATTAAAATTTCAAATACTTGCTGCACAAACCAAGGATTTCAAGGAAGGTGTGGACGCTTTTATAGAAAAAAGAAAGCCCGGGTTTATTGGAAAATAA
- a CDS encoding DUF4397 domain-containing protein, with product MNRIVYLFSVAIALGSLFTLNSCKKEEDPGPAKVAFINASPDGGIMNVVIKDSASYFGSVGFSSFLSYKNVDPGNQVINLKDKANGSTLINSTYDFEGDKAYTLVAVNQKSSLEVIVFNDTHDTPDTSKAYLRFAHLISNGPSVDIYIDGVKVTNSLSYKQYTNFASVAAKPITVEVKLPGTSIALFSLANYKVTAGKSYTIFAYGLIGGSGLSAPGLNSMLNN from the coding sequence ATGAATAGAATTGTGTATTTGTTTAGTGTTGCTATTGCCCTTGGTAGTTTGTTTACCTTGAATTCCTGCAAAAAAGAAGAGGATCCAGGTCCGGCTAAAGTTGCTTTCATTAACGCTTCTCCTGATGGTGGAATTATGAATGTGGTCATTAAGGATTCGGCCAGTTATTTTGGGTCTGTAGGGTTTTCCAGTTTCTTGAGTTACAAGAATGTTGACCCAGGTAATCAGGTCATTAACCTTAAAGACAAGGCCAATGGAAGCACATTAATTAATTCAACTTATGATTTTGAAGGGGATAAGGCATATACCTTGGTCGCTGTAAACCAGAAATCTAGCCTTGAAGTTATTGTATTTAATGACACGCATGACACTCCAGATACTTCAAAGGCCTATTTGCGTTTTGCGCACTTAATTTCAAATGGACCTTCTGTCGATATTTATATTGATGGCGTTAAGGTTACAAATAGCCTATCGTACAAACAATATACAAATTTTGCCAGTGTTGCAGCAAAGCCTATTACGGTGGAAGTTAAACTTCCGGGAACCAGTATTGCTTTATTCAGTCTTGCTAATTACAAGGTAACTGCAGGAAAGAGTTATACCATTTTTGCCTATGGATTAATTGGTGGAAGCGGATTGAGCGCACCGGGATTAAATTCCATGTTGAACAATTGA
- a CDS encoding M48 family metallopeptidase, giving the protein MNLFRNNPNFRQSYSGNNIRGGGLRLGAPIIIALVIAGFSYFRYCSTKTYNEYLGINQHISLTPEQEIAIGLQSKPAMIQEYGGMDPDQRAQALVQETGASLVQNSVASKTPYQYQFHLLADPNTINAFALPGGQIFITRALFNQLQTKDQLAGVLGHEIGHVVARHAGERIEEDQLWQGIAGAAGIAMGDYQSAQAAQQIAALISLKYGRDQELQSDNLGVRFMMDAGFQPEELIGVMEILKKASGGQSREEFTSTHPDPENRKEKIKEAIEQYRQANKQNGQGQ; this is encoded by the coding sequence ATGAACTTATTCAGAAACAATCCCAATTTCAGGCAGTCCTATAGTGGTAACAACATTCGCGGAGGTGGATTAAGACTTGGTGCTCCTATAATAATCGCCCTTGTGATAGCTGGTTTTTCCTATTTCCGCTATTGCTCCACAAAAACCTACAATGAATATTTAGGTATAAATCAACACATCAGTTTAACTCCTGAACAAGAAATTGCTATCGGTCTGCAATCTAAACCTGCGATGATTCAGGAGTATGGGGGAATGGATCCTGATCAAAGGGCTCAGGCACTGGTTCAGGAAACAGGAGCCAGTTTGGTACAAAATAGCGTTGCTTCGAAAACGCCTTATCAATACCAGTTTCATTTGCTGGCAGATCCCAATACCATCAATGCTTTTGCCTTGCCTGGGGGCCAAATTTTTATTACCAGAGCACTTTTTAATCAATTGCAAACAAAAGACCAATTGGCCGGGGTTCTGGGTCATGAAATCGGACATGTGGTCGCCCGACACGCAGGAGAGCGTATAGAAGAGGATCAGCTTTGGCAAGGAATCGCGGGAGCAGCCGGAATTGCCATGGGAGATTATCAATCCGCTCAAGCCGCACAACAAATTGCAGCCCTTATCAGTCTGAAATACGGTCGCGATCAGGAACTTCAATCAGATAATTTGGGCGTCCGTTTTATGATGGATGCTGGTTTTCAACCTGAAGAACTTATTGGTGTAATGGAAATTCTCAAAAAAGCATCCGGCGGACAGAGTCGTGAAGAGTTCACCTCTACGCACCCTGATCCTGAAAACAGAAAGGAAAAGATCAAAGAAGCTATTGAACAATACCGGCAAGCAAATAAGCAAAATGGACAAGGACAATAG
- the polA gene encoding DNA polymerase I, which yields MKKLFLLDGHALVYRAHYAFIGRPLINSKGLNTSAISGFTRTLWDIINNEKPSHIAVAFDLHGPTFRHEEFPAYKANREAQPEDISIALPYIEEIVKAFNIPIVTAESYEADDVIGTLAKQAAGEGFDVYMVTPDKDYGQLVEDHIFMYKPSRQGNGVDVLGPKQIVESWGLKRVDQVIDLLGLMGDAVDNIPGIPGVGEKTAVKLLQEFDTVENLIAHKDQISGKLKDKVTEFADQALLSKKLATISLDAPVKFEEKAYRIEGANKEKLAELFRELEFRSLAQSVLGGHSSTASNLLFGVEEKIEKTPLPSTEYKVSDHDIYNTPHEYHLVTEEKDLLHLLDKLHSSKLVSFDTETTGIDATAAELVGMSFAFKPKEAYYVPVDKDQKKAQQLVDRFKTILEDTNKKFVGQNIKYDMLMMLQYGVDMPRPYFDTMIAHYLIEPDLRHKLDFLSEAYLNYKMVGIEELIGKKSAEQGSMRDVPLEKIKEYAAEDADITLQLHPVLEKEILQFEVNDVLQKIELPLVKVLCDIEHAGVKIDADFLNNYSKVLGKQIEITESEIYTKAGVRFNIASPKQVGEVLFDRLKIPYKWKKTSTNQYSTDEEKLNELASENDVVKTILEHRKLSKLKSTYVDALPLMINQKTGRVHSSFNQARAATGRLASENPNLQNIPIKDEAGREIRKAFIPRDEDHLIFSADYSQIELRLIADISNEEAMMDAFIKGQDIHRATAAKVYGIPYEAVSVDQRRNAKTVNFSILYGAGSTNISRQLGISRTEAKELIDQYFNTYTGLKKYMSGVVEAARSDGFVKTLLGRKRVLRDINSKNALARTNSERVAVNTPIQGTAADLIKLAMIKIHDRLSKEDLQTKMILQVHDELVFDVLKEELKQVQEIVVYEMKNAIPGLRVPLEVGLGSGNNWLEAH from the coding sequence ATGAAAAAACTTTTCCTATTAGACGGGCACGCTTTGGTTTACAGGGCTCATTATGCCTTTATTGGGCGACCCCTAATAAATTCAAAAGGCCTAAATACCTCCGCCATTTCCGGTTTTACCAGAACTCTTTGGGACATCATCAACAATGAAAAACCCTCCCATATTGCAGTAGCATTTGACTTACATGGTCCGACCTTCAGGCATGAAGAGTTTCCCGCATACAAAGCCAACCGCGAAGCACAACCTGAAGATATAAGTATCGCCCTCCCTTACATTGAAGAAATTGTAAAAGCCTTTAACATTCCAATTGTTACGGCCGAGTCTTACGAAGCCGATGATGTAATCGGAACTTTAGCCAAACAAGCTGCCGGAGAAGGTTTTGATGTGTACATGGTGACCCCGGATAAAGATTACGGACAACTTGTAGAAGATCATATTTTTATGTACAAACCTTCACGACAAGGAAATGGCGTGGATGTATTAGGTCCAAAGCAAATTGTGGAGTCCTGGGGACTAAAAAGAGTGGATCAGGTAATAGATTTGCTTGGATTAATGGGCGATGCTGTGGATAACATTCCAGGAATACCTGGTGTTGGAGAAAAAACTGCTGTAAAACTCTTACAGGAATTTGATACAGTTGAAAACCTTATTGCACATAAAGACCAAATCAGTGGTAAACTAAAAGATAAAGTAACAGAATTTGCTGACCAGGCCCTACTCAGCAAAAAACTGGCTACCATCAGTTTGGACGCTCCGGTCAAATTTGAAGAAAAAGCATATAGAATAGAGGGTGCCAATAAAGAAAAACTGGCCGAATTATTCAGAGAACTTGAATTTCGTTCATTGGCACAATCGGTTTTGGGTGGTCATTCAAGCACAGCCTCCAATCTACTTTTTGGCGTAGAAGAGAAAATAGAAAAAACACCATTGCCATCGACAGAATATAAAGTTTCTGACCATGACATCTACAATACTCCGCACGAATATCACTTGGTTACCGAAGAAAAAGATCTCTTGCATCTTTTAGACAAATTGCACTCTTCAAAATTGGTTTCCTTTGATACAGAAACCACTGGAATAGATGCTACAGCTGCAGAACTGGTGGGGATGTCTTTTGCCTTCAAACCAAAAGAAGCTTATTATGTACCTGTGGATAAGGATCAGAAAAAGGCTCAACAATTAGTAGACAGATTTAAAACCATTCTGGAAGACACAAATAAAAAATTTGTTGGCCAAAATATAAAATACGACATGCTGATGATGCTCCAATATGGCGTCGATATGCCCAGGCCGTATTTTGATACCATGATTGCACATTATCTGATAGAGCCTGATCTTCGACACAAACTTGACTTTCTTTCAGAAGCCTATCTCAATTATAAAATGGTAGGAATAGAAGAATTAATTGGTAAGAAAAGCGCGGAGCAAGGTTCTATGAGAGATGTTCCATTGGAAAAAATTAAGGAGTATGCTGCTGAAGATGCGGACATAACCTTACAACTCCACCCTGTTCTTGAAAAAGAAATTCTACAATTTGAGGTAAATGATGTTTTACAAAAAATTGAACTCCCATTGGTTAAAGTACTGTGTGATATTGAACATGCAGGCGTAAAAATCGATGCTGATTTTCTTAATAACTACAGTAAAGTATTGGGTAAACAAATTGAAATTACAGAAAGTGAAATTTACACCAAAGCAGGTGTTAGATTTAATATAGCAAGCCCGAAACAAGTGGGTGAGGTTCTTTTTGATCGATTAAAAATACCCTATAAATGGAAAAAAACAAGCACTAATCAATATAGTACAGACGAAGAAAAACTCAACGAATTGGCGAGTGAAAATGATGTGGTAAAAACCATTCTGGAACATCGCAAATTATCAAAATTGAAATCTACTTATGTGGATGCCTTACCCTTGATGATCAATCAAAAAACTGGAAGGGTGCACAGCTCATTCAATCAAGCCCGGGCAGCAACAGGAAGGCTTGCTTCAGAAAATCCAAACTTGCAGAATATCCCGATTAAAGATGAAGCAGGAAGAGAAATCAGAAAAGCCTTTATTCCAAGAGATGAAGATCATCTGATTTTTTCAGCGGACTATAGCCAGATAGAATTAAGATTGATCGCAGACATCAGCAACGAAGAAGCCATGATGGATGCCTTCATCAAAGGACAGGACATCCACCGCGCCACTGCAGCAAAAGTTTATGGTATCCCTTATGAAGCCGTCAGCGTAGACCAGCGTCGAAACGCAAAAACGGTGAACTTTTCAATTTTATATGGTGCTGGATCCACAAATATTTCTCGTCAATTGGGTATTTCCCGTACAGAAGCAAAAGAATTGATCGATCAATATTTCAATACATATACCGGTCTGAAAAAATACATGAGTGGTGTAGTGGAAGCTGCACGCTCGGACGGATTTGTGAAAACACTTCTTGGAAGGAAAAGAGTATTGAGAGATATTAATTCCAAAAATGCCTTAGCGAGAACGAATTCTGAACGGGTAGCTGTAAACACTCCAATTCAAGGCACCGCCGCCGATCTTATAAAGTTGGCGATGATTAAAATTCATGATCGTTTAAGTAAAGAAGATCTACAAACCAAAATGATTCTTCAGGTGCACGATGAATTGGTCTTTGACGTCCTGAAAGAAGAACTCAAACAAGTTCAGGAAATTGTTGTTTACGAAATGAAAAATGCTATTCCAGGTCTTCGTGTTCCTCTGGAAGTTGGTCTTGGTAGCGGCAATAATTGGTTAGAAGCACATTAA
- a CDS encoding UDP-3-O-(3-hydroxymyristoyl)glucosamine N-acyltransferase: protein MKLVQPIHVKDLAEKFSLKIIGEENQMVYGINEIHKVTAGDLTFVDAEKYYAKSINSAATIILINKETDCPPGKTLLVCDQPFEVYNQLVTSIRPEQVLTTNYAHTANIHPTAIIEPGVIIGHHVVIGEGSYIQANAYIGEYTVIGNHCRIQAGAILGTDAFYYKKTKDGFVKWRSCGRTILHDHVEIGAGSTINKGVSGDTIIGEGTKIDCQVHIGHGVVVGKHCLFAAQVGIGGKTIIGDHVVLYGQVGVAQNLVIESNVTVLATSGVSKNLEAGKTYFGAPAEEISVKYRELAALRGLPKLIRGK from the coding sequence ATGAAATTAGTTCAACCCATCCATGTAAAGGACCTTGCCGAAAAATTCTCTCTCAAAATTATTGGGGAAGAAAACCAAATGGTTTATGGAATTAATGAAATACATAAAGTTACAGCCGGGGATTTAACCTTTGTGGATGCCGAAAAATATTATGCTAAATCCATAAATTCTGCTGCTACCATAATTCTTATTAATAAAGAAACGGATTGCCCTCCGGGCAAGACTTTATTGGTCTGTGATCAACCTTTTGAAGTTTATAATCAACTTGTGACTTCAATCAGACCCGAACAAGTCCTTACAACAAACTACGCACACACAGCAAACATTCATCCTACAGCCATCATTGAACCTGGGGTAATCATTGGCCACCATGTAGTTATTGGAGAGGGTTCCTACATCCAGGCTAATGCTTATATTGGAGAATATACGGTCATTGGCAATCATTGCAGAATACAGGCGGGAGCTATTTTAGGTACAGATGCTTTTTATTATAAAAAGACCAAAGACGGTTTTGTCAAATGGCGCTCCTGTGGTCGAACCATTCTTCATGATCATGTGGAAATTGGCGCCGGGTCCACCATCAATAAAGGCGTTTCCGGAGATACCATCATTGGAGAAGGAACTAAAATTGATTGCCAGGTACATATAGGACATGGCGTAGTGGTAGGAAAGCATTGTCTTTTTGCAGCACAGGTAGGAATCGGTGGTAAGACAATCATTGGAGATCATGTAGTCCTTTATGGACAAGTTGGCGTAGCACAGAATCTTGTCATAGAATCCAATGTTACGGTACTCGCAACTTCAGGAGTTTCTAAAAATTTAGAAGCCGGTAAAACATATTTTGGCGCACCCGCAGAAGAAATTTCTGTTAAGTACCGCGAATTGGCTGCTCTAAGAGGTTTACCAAAACTGATCAGAGGAAAATAA